In Nonomuraea sp. NBC_00507, the following are encoded in one genomic region:
- the yidD gene encoding membrane protein insertion efficiency factor YidD codes for MTEQAQEAPSEAPSLAARVLIIPIRFYRAFISPMLGPRCRFYPSCSAYGLEAIAVHGAVRGIWLTVRRIGRCHPFHPGGIDPVPPRPVRSHETQGR; via the coding sequence ATGACGGAGCAGGCGCAAGAGGCGCCGAGCGAGGCGCCGAGCCTCGCCGCACGGGTGCTGATCATCCCGATCCGGTTCTATCGGGCGTTCATCAGCCCGATGCTCGGTCCGCGCTGCCGGTTCTACCCGTCATGCAGTGCATACGGACTCGAGGCGATTGCCGTGCACGGAGCGGTGCGCGGCATTTGGCTGACTGTCCGGCGCATCGGGCGGTGCCACCCATTCCATCCCGGAGGTATTGACCCGGTGCCCCCACGCCCGGTCCGGTCTCACGAAACGCAAGGGAGATAG